A stretch of the Amblyraja radiata isolate CabotCenter1 unplaced genomic scaffold, sAmbRad1.1.pri scaffold_1065_ctg1, whole genome shotgun sequence genome encodes the following:
- the LOC116969724 gene encoding glutamate dehydrogenase 1, mitochondrial-like — MYRYLGELLARGAAASLTPAAEGGVQRLGGPAALHQCRRYSSEPPAATAEAECNEQDDPNFFTMVEGFFDRGAKIVEDKLVEDMRSRESDEQKHKRVRGILKIIKPCNHVLSISFPIKRDNGEWEVIEGYRAQHSQHRMPCKGGKEEE; from the coding sequence ATGTACCGGTACCTAGGCGagctgctggctcgaggggccgccgCTTCCCTGACGCCCGCTGCTGAGGGCGGTGTACAGCGCCTGGGCGGCCCGGCTGCCCTGCACCAATGCCGGCGTTACTCCAGCGAGCCACCCGCGGCCACGGCGGAGGCGGAGTGCAACGAGCAGGACGACCCCAACTTCTTCACCATGGTGGAAGGCTTCTTCGACCGGGGGGCGAAGATCGTGGAGGACAAGTTGGTGGAGGACATGCGGAGCCGAGAGTCGGACGAGCAGAAGCACAAGCGGGTGCGGGGCATCCTGAAGATCATCAAACCCTGCAACCACGTCCTGTCCATCTCCTTCCCCATCAAGAGGGACAACGGGGAGTGGGAGGTGATCGAGGGCTACCGAGCCCAGCACAGCCAGCATCGGATGCCTTGCAAAGGAGGTAAGGAAGAGGAATGA